The genomic DNA TGTCGCGGAAGGTGAGGCCACCCGCTGGGGCCGCCCAATCCTCGGTGGCGATGTAGCTGATGTCCCACCCGTTGGCGTAGGGCCGCTCGTCCATCACGTCGTCGTCGCCGATGAGGCGGCCCTCGATGCGGCGGACGCCCATCGCCCGGAGCTGCTCGGCCCACGCCCGCAGCGGGTCCGGCCCGGCGAGCACGCTGCCGAAGGTCGGATCGCCGGAGCCGCGCAGGACGAGGTCGCCGCGGAGCGTCGAGTCGCCCGCCTCGCCGCCGGCGGTCCCGTCGAAGTAGAGCCGGGTGACGTAGCGGAAGTCCGGCCCGAGCGCGTCGAGCGCCGTCGCCACGGTGACGAGCTTCATGTTCGAGGCGGGCATGAGGTTCTTGTCCGCGTTGCGGCTGACGACGACCTCGCCGGTCTGGAGGTTCTGGACGTAGACGCCCCAGAAGGCGTCCGGCAGGTTCTCGGCGCCGAGGGCCGCCGTGACCGCGTTGCGGATCGCCGCGTCCGAGACGTTCCCCGCTTCGAGCGGACGCGGCCCGGCCCACACCACGAGGGAGACAGCAGCGAAGACCGCAGCAAACAGAAGGGGAGCGAGGCGCATGAACATAGGAGAGGAGCCAGCGTCCTCTATCGGCAGAGGGATCGGAGGGGTTCCCCGGCTCCGCGCGAAACGGACCGGCCGCCGCGTTTCGTCTAGCGCCGGCCCTGCCCGACCGGAGCTATATTCCCGCACCCTGACTGCTCAACCGCCGCGCTCATGGCGAAAGCCCCCCGCAAGTCCCGCCGCTCCGCCGCCCGCAAGACGGCCCGCCTCGTCTTCGACCGCACGAACTACGTGCTGCTCGGCGCGTGCGTCGGGGCCATCATCCTCGGCTACACGCTGATGCGCGTCGAGAACGAGGTCGACGGGTTCCTCTCGCTCTACGTCGCCCCGCTGATGATCCTCGGCGGCTACCTCGGCGTCATCGTCGCCATTCTCCGCCGTCCGAAAGAAGCCGAGGAGCCCCGCTCCGCGTAAGGACACAAACGCACGTCACAATGCGAACCTACACTGTCGTTATCGAACGCGACCCCGACACCCATCTTCTCGTTGGCTACGTCCCCGGGTTTCCCGGGGCGCACTCGCAAGCGGAGAGTCTCGACGAACTCGACCGCAACATGCGTGAGGTGATCGAGATGCTGCTGGAAGACGGCGAGCCGGACTTCGAGGGGGAGTTCGTCGGAACCCACCTCGTTTCCGTAGCAGCTTGAGTTGTGGGCAACGTTCCAGTCCTTTCGCCACACGACGTGATCCGGCTACTTCGGGCGCTTGGGTTCGAGGAGGTTTCGAGGAGGTGCGGCAGCGCGGCTCGCACAAGCAATTTCGCCACGCGGGCGGACGAGCGACCACGGTGCCTTTTCACGAGACGTTGCGCCATCGCTGCTGAGGAAAATCGCCCGCGACATTGGCGTGACGGTGGACCAACTACTGGGTCGCTAGGTCTCCCACGCCGGGGCGAAGTCGGGGTCTATCATGCGGCCGTCGGGTTGGGCGAGGGCAGAGAGGGCAGCTATCTCGTCGTCGGAGAGGGCAAAGTCGAAGATGGCGAGGTTGGCCTCGCGGTGCTCCGGGCTGGCAGCCTTGGGGATGGCGGCGACGCGGTCCTGCTGGACGAGCCACCGGAGCGTGACCTGCACCGGACTCTTGCCGTGCGCCGCGGCGACCTCCTGAACCACCTCGTCGTCCATCACCTGGCCGCGCGCAATCGGGCTGTAGGCGGTCAGGAACAGCCCGTGCTCGCGCACGACCTCCAGGATCCCGCTCTGGTCGAGGTAGGGGTGATACTCGACCTGGTTGCAGACGAGGCCGGGAGCCTGCCGGAGCGCCTCGCCGAGCAGCGACGGGGTGAAGTTCGAGACGCCGATGTGCCGGGCCTTTTGGGCGTGCTGGACCTCCTGCAACGCGTCGAGCGTCTCGGCCAGTTCGATGTCCTCGTTCGGCCAGTGCACGAGGAGGAGGTCGACGTAGTCCACATCGAGTCTCCGCAGGCTGTCGTCGGCCGAGGCCATGAGGTCGCGGTAGCGGAGACGGTCGCGCCAGACTTTCGTCGTGAGGAAGACGGCATCGCGGTCCACGTTCGCGGCGCGGAGGCCCTGGCCGACGGCGGCCTCGTTCTCGTAGACCTGCGCCGTGTCGATGTGCCGGTAGCCGAGGTCGAGCGCGTGGGCGACGCCGTCGCGGGCCGCGTCGCCGCTGAGCTGCCAGGTGCCGAGGCCGAGCGCCGGAACGCGCTCCTCGCCGAGTTCGATGTGGATCATGGTGGATGGGTCGGGAGTCGAGGGGTCGAGAGTCAGCAAGATAAAAGACGCCCGGCCCCCGACGTTGGGCCCCCGACTCAGAACGGCAGCGCCGCCTGCACGCGGTAGTAGAGGTCGACGGCGTCCCACTCGACGGTCTCGCCGAGGTCGCGCCAGCGCTGCGCCACGCCGAGCGCCTGGGTGAGCGGGAAGCCGCCGAGGCGCGCCCGGTTCTTGATCTCGACGCCGACGCCGGTCCGGCGGATGGCACCCCCGACATCGCTTCCCGTCCACACGGCCGCGGCGTCGACGAAGATGGCGGGCGAGACGCGGCCTAGCTCGACGATCCCGAGGAGCGACGTGTTGAGGTTGAACAGCGGCGGGAGCCGGTACTCGAGGCTCCCGAACAGGAGTCGGTCGCCGACGGCGTAGCGCCGGTACCCCCGGACCCGCTCCGTGTCGGAGAGCGTCACCGGCTCGACGAACGGGAGCTGGAGGTCGATGTCGTCGAAGCGCGAGAGGCCGACGAAGTCCTGCGCGAGACGCTGCCCAAACTGCGCCTGCGCCCGGCCGTAGACGTAGAACCGGCCGATCCCGAGGCCGGGTGAGACCCAGAACGCGGAGAGGTCGGGCTGCACGAAGGTGCGGTCGCTGCCGAAGACCGGCACCCCGACCGACACCCGGGCGCGGAGACCGACGCCGTCGAGCGGGTAGAGGTCGTTGAAGCGGTAGGGCCGCTGGTGCCGCGCGGTGAAGCCGAGCCGGACCTCGGCGCGCGTCCCGGCCTCGGGCTGGAGCAGGCCGT from Bacteroidota bacterium includes the following:
- a CDS encoding DUF3098 domain-containing protein, producing MAKAPRKSRRSAARKTARLVFDRTNYVLLGACVGAIILGYTLMRVENEVDGFLSLYVAPLMILGGYLGVIVAILRRPKEAEEPRSA
- a CDS encoding type II toxin-antitoxin system HicB family antitoxin; protein product: MRTYTVVIERDPDTHLLVGYVPGFPGAHSQAESLDELDRNMREVIEMLLEDGEPDFEGEFVGTHLVSVAA
- a CDS encoding type II toxin-antitoxin system HicA family toxin, translated to MRQRGSHKQFRHAGGRATTVPFHETLRHRC
- a CDS encoding aldo/keto reductase — its product is MIHIELGEERVPALGLGTWQLSGDAARDGVAHALDLGYRHIDTAQVYENEAAVGQGLRAANVDRDAVFLTTKVWRDRLRYRDLMASADDSLRRLDVDYVDLLLVHWPNEDIELAETLDALQEVQHAQKARHIGVSNFTPSLLGEALRQAPGLVCNQVEYHPYLDQSGILEVVREHGLFLTAYSPIARGQVMDDEVVQEVAAAHGKSPVQVTLRWLVQQDRVAAIPKAASPEHREANLAIFDFALSDDEIAALSALAQPDGRMIDPDFAPAWET